A window of the Bradyrhizobium ottawaense genome harbors these coding sequences:
- a CDS encoding caspase family protein: protein MTSIVCLAGQPALADKRVAFVVGNSNYQNVNVLANPANDAAAITEMFKKAAFDVVESRRDLKNTEMRRALRDFTEKARDADIAVIYYAGHGIEVDGTNYLIPVDAALERDTDAYDEAIALDRILQAIEPAKQLRLVILDACRDNPFAKSMKRTVASRSLGRGLAGVEPSKPNTLIAFAAKGGSTASDGDSKNSPFTTALLKHLAKPGLELGKAFRLVRDDVMNATANKQEPFVYGSLGGNDVALVPAPAVAPATAAGNANADLRRDYELAERVGTKEAWDSFILANPSGFYTDLAKAQRNKLAAEAARIAATEKAREAAEERTRLAAEGAKSAEQAKAAAQSKAAEEARLAAEKKKQVEDAKVVAAEQARVAAQAKAAEEAEKTRLAAEKKKLAEDAKLAAAEQLKAVEQQNRAAEEARKLEGAKVAAVEPAKETVKSDRPAQDIPRLLQSELKRVGCKTGEIDGEWNASSRRALSSFNDKAGTKFDVKVASIDALDAVKARPGRVCPLECERGTRANGDSCVKITCDDGYVLGSSGSCEKRPERKPAVAQRERRAPATAGRRGGKCFMYNGASFCE from the coding sequence ATGACTTCAATCGTTTGCCTGGCCGGCCAGCCGGCGCTGGCGGACAAGCGCGTTGCGTTCGTGGTCGGTAATTCCAACTATCAAAACGTCAACGTCCTCGCCAATCCCGCCAATGATGCGGCGGCGATCACCGAGATGTTCAAGAAGGCCGCGTTCGACGTCGTGGAATCCCGGCGCGACCTGAAGAATACCGAGATGCGCCGTGCGCTGCGCGACTTCACCGAGAAGGCGCGCGATGCCGACATTGCCGTGATCTACTATGCGGGTCACGGCATCGAGGTCGATGGAACCAATTACCTGATTCCGGTGGACGCCGCGCTCGAGCGCGATACCGACGCCTATGACGAGGCGATCGCGCTCGACCGGATCCTGCAGGCGATCGAACCCGCCAAACAATTGCGCCTCGTCATTCTTGACGCCTGCCGCGACAATCCGTTCGCCAAGAGCATGAAGCGGACCGTGGCGTCGCGTTCGCTCGGCCGTGGCCTTGCAGGTGTCGAACCGTCGAAGCCCAACACCCTGATCGCGTTCGCGGCCAAGGGCGGATCGACGGCTTCCGATGGCGACAGCAAGAACAGCCCATTCACGACGGCGCTGTTGAAACATCTCGCCAAGCCGGGCCTGGAACTCGGCAAGGCGTTCCGCCTGGTGCGGGATGACGTCATGAATGCCACCGCCAACAAGCAGGAGCCGTTCGTCTACGGCTCGCTGGGCGGCAACGACGTGGCGCTGGTGCCCGCGCCCGCCGTGGCGCCGGCGACGGCTGCCGGCAATGCCAACGCCGACCTTCGCCGCGACTATGAACTGGCCGAACGCGTCGGCACCAAAGAGGCGTGGGACTCGTTCATTCTGGCCAACCCGTCCGGCTTCTACACCGATTTGGCCAAGGCGCAGCGCAACAAGCTCGCCGCCGAGGCCGCGCGGATTGCCGCGACCGAAAAAGCCCGCGAGGCCGCGGAAGAGCGGACGAGGCTCGCCGCCGAAGGCGCCAAGTCCGCCGAACAGGCCAAGGCTGCCGCACAGTCGAAGGCTGCCGAGGAGGCGCGGCTCGCGGCCGAAAAGAAGAAGCAGGTCGAGGACGCCAAAGTCGTTGCCGCCGAGCAGGCCAGGGTCGCGGCGCAAGCCAAAGCCGCCGAAGAGGCCGAAAAAACCAGGCTCGCCGCCGAGAAGAAAAAGCTGGCGGAGGATGCAAAACTCGCCGCGGCCGAGCAGTTGAAGGCCGTCGAGCAGCAGAACCGCGCGGCGGAAGAAGCCAGGAAGCTTGAAGGGGCCAAGGTCGCCGCGGTTGAGCCGGCGAAGGAGACGGTGAAATCCGACAGACCCGCGCAGGATATTCCACGCTTGCTGCAGTCCGAATTGAAACGGGTCGGCTGCAAGACCGGCGAGATCGATGGCGAATGGAATGCATCATCGCGCCGGGCGCTTTCGTCCTTCAACGACAAGGCCGGCACCAAATTCGACGTCAAGGTTGCCAGTATCGATGCGCTGGATGCGGTCAAGGCCAGGCCCGGACGGGTGTGTCCGCTGGAATGCGAGCGCGGCACCCGCGCCAATGGCGATAGCTGCGTGAAGATTACCTGCGACGACGGTTATGTGCTGGGATCGAGCGGCAGTTGCGAGAAGCGCCCCGAACGCAAACCGGCCGTCGCCCAACGCGAGCGCCGGGCACCGGCCACGGCGGGGCGCCGCGGCGGCAAGTGCTTCATGTATAATGGCGCGTCATTCTGCGAATAG
- a CDS encoding CobW family GTP-binding protein: MPDLTSQKIPVTVLTGYLGAGKTTLLNRILSENHGKKYAVIVNEFGEIGIDNDLIIGADEEVFEMNNGCVCCTVRGDLVRILDGLMKRKGKFDAIIVETTGLADPAPVAQTFFVDEDVQKNARLDAVVTVADAKWLSDRLKDAPEAKNQIAFADVIVLNKTDLVSKAELAEVEARIRAINPYAKLHRTERCQVAIADVLERGAFDLDRILEIEPEFLDAGDDHHHGHDHHHDHSHGGLKHYHDEDMQSLSLRSAKPLDATKFMPWLQNLVASEGQKILRSKGILAFSDDDDRYVFQGVHMMLEGDHQRKWKDGEARESRVVFIGRELPEQMIRDGFESCITT, encoded by the coding sequence ATGCCAGATTTGACGTCCCAAAAAATTCCAGTGACCGTGCTGACGGGCTATCTCGGCGCCGGCAAGACCACGCTGCTGAACCGGATCCTGTCGGAAAACCACGGCAAGAAATACGCCGTCATCGTCAACGAATTCGGCGAGATCGGCATCGACAACGACCTGATCATCGGCGCCGACGAAGAAGTGTTCGAGATGAACAACGGCTGCGTCTGCTGCACGGTGCGCGGCGACCTCGTCCGCATCCTCGACGGCCTGATGAAGCGCAAGGGCAAGTTCGACGCCATCATCGTCGAGACCACGGGCCTGGCCGATCCGGCGCCGGTGGCGCAGACCTTCTTCGTCGACGAGGACGTGCAGAAGAACGCCCGGCTCGATGCGGTCGTGACGGTGGCCGACGCCAAATGGCTGAGCGACCGCCTCAAGGACGCGCCCGAAGCCAAGAACCAGATCGCGTTCGCCGACGTCATCGTGCTGAACAAGACCGATCTGGTCTCCAAGGCCGAACTGGCCGAGGTCGAGGCCCGGATCCGCGCCATCAACCCCTACGCCAAACTGCATCGCACCGAGCGCTGCCAGGTCGCGATCGCTGATGTGCTGGAGCGCGGCGCGTTCGATCTGGATCGCATCCTCGAAATCGAGCCGGAATTCCTCGACGCCGGCGACGATCATCACCACGGCCACGATCACCACCATGATCATAGCCATGGCGGGCTGAAGCACTACCACGACGAGGACATGCAATCGCTGTCGCTGCGCTCGGCCAAGCCGCTCGATGCCACGAAATTCATGCCGTGGTTGCAGAACCTCGTCGCCAGCGAAGGCCAGAAGATTTTGCGTTCGAAGGGCATCCTCGCCTTCAGCGACGATGACGACCGCTACGTGTTCCAGGGCGTGCACATGATGCTGGAAGGCGATCATCAGCGCAAATGGAAGGACGGCGAGGCCCGCGAAAGCCGCGTCGTCTTTATCGGTCGCGAATTGCCGGAGCAGATGATCCGCGACGGCTTTGAAAGCTGTATCACCACGTGA
- a CDS encoding metal ABC transporter permease, which produces MIFDALIAPFTEFEFMRRALAAVIALSLGGAPIGVFLMLRRMSLVGDAMAHAILPGAAIGFLISGLNLFAMTTGGLIAGFAVAILAGLVARNTEIKEDASLAAFYLVSLALGVTIVSIKGTNIDLLHVLFGNILAMDNQTLLVIAFNATITLLLLAVIYRPLVIECVDPVFLRTVSRAGAPAHLAFLALVVINLVNGFHALGTLLGVGLMILPAGIARFWSRDMSGMICIAVASAMVSGYAGLVLSFQTKIPSGPAIILVAAAIYVFSVLFGNVSGLVRQLFPGRHLEA; this is translated from the coding sequence ATGATCTTCGATGCGCTGATCGCGCCCTTTACCGAATTCGAATTCATGCGCCGCGCGCTGGCCGCCGTGATCGCATTGTCGCTCGGCGGCGCGCCGATCGGCGTGTTCCTGATGCTGCGGCGGATGAGCCTGGTCGGCGACGCGATGGCGCATGCGATCCTGCCGGGGGCGGCGATCGGTTTTTTGATTTCGGGGCTCAACCTGTTCGCGATGACGACGGGCGGGCTGATCGCGGGGTTTGCGGTCGCGATCCTCGCCGGCCTGGTCGCGCGCAACACCGAGATCAAGGAAGACGCCTCGCTGGCGGCGTTCTATCTGGTGTCGCTGGCGCTCGGCGTCACTATCGTGTCCATCAAGGGCACCAACATCGATCTGCTGCACGTGCTGTTCGGCAACATCCTGGCGATGGATAACCAGACGCTGCTGGTGATCGCTTTCAATGCCACCATCACACTGCTGCTGCTGGCGGTGATCTATCGCCCGCTGGTGATCGAATGCGTCGATCCGGTGTTCCTGCGCACCGTCAGCCGCGCCGGCGCACCCGCGCATCTGGCGTTCCTGGCGTTGGTCGTGATCAACCTCGTCAACGGTTTCCATGCGCTCGGCACGCTGCTCGGCGTCGGCCTGATGATCCTGCCCGCGGGCATCGCGCGGTTCTGGTCGCGCGACATGTCAGGCATGATCTGCATCGCGGTCGCGAGCGCCATGGTCTCCGGTTATGCCGGGCTGGTGCTGTCGTTCCAGACCAAAATTCCTTCAGGCCCCGCGATCATTCTGGTGGCGGCGGCGATCTATGTGTTTTCGGTGCTGTTCGGCAATGTCAGCGGCCTGGTCCGGCAGTTGTTTCCCGGCCGCCATCTCGAGGCGTGA
- a CDS encoding metal ABC transporter ATP-binding protein → MLAQIQFRDVTLGYDRHPAVHHLDGEVAQGALLAVIGPNGAGKSTLFRGLAGILKPLAGSIDLGGLDIRDIAYLPQTADIDRSFPISVFDFVGTGLWRATGFFGGMGKLARDKIARALAAVGLNGFENRSIGTLSGGQMQRMLFARVLLQDARLIVLDEPFNAIDAKTSADLLALVRRWHAEGRTVLAALHDMELVRANFPETLLLARGPVAWGATAQVLTAENLAEARRMCEAFDDTAAACIVHDLPSRAA, encoded by the coding sequence ATGCTGGCGCAAATCCAGTTCCGCGACGTCACGCTCGGCTACGACCGCCATCCGGCGGTGCATCACCTCGATGGCGAAGTCGCGCAGGGCGCGCTGCTGGCCGTAATCGGCCCCAACGGCGCCGGCAAGTCGACGCTGTTTCGCGGGCTCGCCGGCATCTTGAAGCCGCTGGCGGGATCGATCGATCTCGGCGGGCTCGACATCCGCGACATCGCCTATCTGCCGCAGACCGCCGATATCGACCGCAGCTTTCCGATCTCGGTGTTCGACTTCGTCGGCACCGGGCTGTGGCGCGCGACCGGATTTTTCGGCGGCATGGGCAAACTCGCGCGGGACAAGATCGCGCGGGCACTGGCTGCCGTCGGCCTCAACGGTTTTGAGAACCGCTCGATCGGCACGCTGTCCGGCGGACAGATGCAGCGCATGCTGTTTGCACGCGTGCTGCTGCAGGACGCGCGGCTGATCGTGCTGGACGAGCCCTTCAACGCCATCGACGCCAAAACCTCGGCCGACCTGCTGGCGCTGGTGCGGCGCTGGCACGCCGAGGGACGCACCGTGCTGGCGGCGCTGCACGACATGGAATTGGTGCGCGCGAATTTTCCGGAGACGCTGTTATTGGCCCGCGGGCCGGTGGCGTGGGGCGCCACCGCGCAGGTGTTGACCGCGGAAAATCTCGCCGAGGCGCGGCGGATGTGCGAGGCGTTCGACGACACGGCGGCGGCCTGCATTGTGCACGACCTGCCGTCGCGGGCGGCCTGA
- a CDS encoding WD40 repeat domain-containing protein — MKQFDPGDSPSIASITDKVRPLAIGMPVTAIHFLGDTAVFVGTEENAALVGATGDISSVAIHGGAILCAASDGERIVTGGDDGKVVALDAKGVVTVLATDAKRRWIDNVALHPDGAVAWSSGKTAFVRSGKGEEKSFDAPTTVGGLAFAPKGLRVAIAHYNGVTLWFPNMAAKPEFLEWAGSHLGVTFSPDNKFLVTMMHEPALHGWRLADNRHMRMSGYPGRVRSMSWSAGGKGLATSGADSVIVWPFASKDGPMGKEPAMLAPLQARVSVVACHPKQDVMGVGYSDGTVLMVRLEDGAEILVRRNGGEAVSALAWGAKGTQLAFATEDGDAGMVEL; from the coding sequence ATGAAACAGTTCGATCCGGGCGACAGCCCCTCCATCGCTTCGATCACCGACAAGGTGCGGCCGCTTGCCATCGGCATGCCGGTCACCGCGATCCATTTTCTCGGCGACACCGCGGTGTTTGTCGGCACCGAGGAGAACGCGGCGCTCGTCGGTGCCACCGGCGACATTTCGTCCGTCGCCATTCACGGCGGCGCCATTCTGTGCGCGGCCTCCGACGGCGAACGCATCGTCACCGGCGGCGATGACGGCAAGGTCGTGGCACTCGACGCCAAAGGCGTGGTGACCGTGCTGGCGACCGATGCCAAGCGGCGCTGGATCGACAATGTCGCATTGCATCCCGACGGCGCGGTGGCGTGGTCATCAGGCAAGACCGCCTTCGTTCGCAGCGGCAAGGGAGAAGAAAAATCCTTCGATGCGCCGACCACGGTGGGCGGTCTCGCCTTTGCGCCCAAGGGCCTGCGTGTCGCGATCGCCCATTACAACGGCGTGACGCTGTGGTTTCCCAACATGGCGGCGAAGCCCGAATTTCTGGAATGGGCCGGCTCGCATCTCGGCGTCACCTTCAGCCCGGACAACAAGTTCCTGGTCACCATGATGCACGAGCCGGCGCTGCACGGCTGGCGGCTCGCCGATAACCGGCATATGCGGATGTCGGGCTATCCCGGCCGCGTCCGCTCGATGTCGTGGAGTGCGGGCGGCAAGGGACTGGCGACGTCAGGCGCCGATAGCGTGATCGTCTGGCCGTTCGCCAGCAAGGACGGCCCGATGGGCAAGGAGCCGGCGATGCTAGCGCCGTTGCAGGCGCGGGTCTCCGTGGTGGCCTGCCATCCGAAGCAGGACGTCATGGGGGTCGGCTATAGCGACGGCACCGTGCTGATGGTGCGGCTTGAGGACGGCGCGGAAATTCTGGTACGCCGTAACGGCGGCGAGGCGGTTTCGGCGCTGGCCTGGGGCGCCAAGGGCACCCAGCTCGCTTTCGCGACCGAGGACGGCGATGCGGGGATGGTCGAGCTATGA
- a CDS encoding MATE family efflux transporter: MTIDAPLDVRPAAVPPAAVNSLLMAPILPTLLQLAIPNTIAMFGTALVAVAETSYIGRLGTEPLAGIALVFPFVMLTQMMSAGAMGGGVSSAISRALGAGNRDRAATLALHAAIIGLCAGLFFTVMMLTLGRQFYSLLGGRGDVLEQAMQYSHVLFSGAVSIWLVNTLASVVRGTGDMRVPSLTLIATAIVQVAVGGGFGLGLFGLPKLGMAGVATGQLTAFTLGAIFLAWYLASGRSRLKLNFSTFTFQRDMFFDILKVGAVSCLSPLQTVLTILIFTKILASFGTETLAGYGMGSRLEFLLTPIAFAFGVASVPMVGMAMGAGLVARARQVAWTAGAASSLIVGLIGVVVAIWPALWVSLFTSDPGVTTAANSYFALAGPAFAFFGMGACLYFSSQGAAKVGGPVLAGTARLLLVGLGGWWLASSGAPAWTLFVLVGAAMVVYGLGTALSIRLTRWGK; this comes from the coding sequence ATGACGATTGACGCCCCGCTCGACGTGCGCCCCGCGGCCGTGCCGCCCGCCGCGGTCAACAGCCTGTTGATGGCGCCGATCCTGCCGACGCTGTTGCAGCTCGCGATCCCCAACACGATCGCGATGTTCGGCACGGCGCTGGTGGCGGTGGCCGAGACCTCCTATATCGGCCGGCTCGGCACCGAGCCGCTGGCCGGGATCGCGCTGGTGTTTCCGTTCGTGATGCTGACGCAGATGATGTCGGCCGGCGCGATGGGCGGCGGCGTTTCCTCCGCCATCAGCCGCGCGCTCGGCGCGGGAAACCGCGACCGTGCCGCGACGCTGGCGCTGCATGCTGCCATCATCGGCCTCTGCGCCGGACTGTTCTTCACGGTGATGATGCTGACCCTCGGCCGCCAGTTCTATTCGCTGCTCGGCGGACGCGGCGACGTGCTCGAGCAGGCCATGCAATATTCGCACGTGCTGTTCTCCGGCGCGGTCTCGATCTGGCTGGTCAACACGCTGGCCTCGGTGGTGCGCGGCACCGGCGACATGCGGGTGCCTTCGCTGACGCTGATCGCCACCGCCATCGTGCAGGTCGCGGTCGGCGGCGGATTTGGTCTCGGGCTGTTCGGCCTGCCGAAGCTCGGCATGGCGGGTGTCGCCACCGGCCAGCTCACCGCCTTCACGCTCGGCGCGATCTTCCTGGCGTGGTATCTCGCCAGCGGCCGCAGCCGGTTGAAGCTGAATTTTTCGACCTTCACGTTTCAGCGCGACATGTTCTTCGACATTCTCAAGGTCGGCGCGGTTTCCTGCCTGTCGCCCTTGCAGACCGTGCTGACCATTCTGATTTTCACCAAGATCCTCGCTTCCTTCGGCACCGAGACGCTGGCCGGCTACGGCATGGGCTCGCGGCTTGAATTCCTGCTGACGCCGATCGCCTTCGCATTCGGCGTCGCCTCGGTACCGATGGTCGGAATGGCGATGGGCGCCGGTCTGGTGGCGCGCGCGCGTCAGGTGGCCTGGACGGCAGGTGCGGCGTCCAGCCTGATCGTGGGCCTGATCGGCGTTGTCGTGGCGATTTGGCCGGCGCTCTGGGTCTCGCTGTTTACCAGCGATCCCGGCGTCACCACAGCTGCCAATTCCTATTTCGCGCTGGCAGGACCGGCATTCGCCTTCTTCGGAATGGGCGCCTGCCTTTATTTTTCATCGCAGGGCGCCGCCAAGGTCGGCGGTCCGGTGCTGGCCGGCACGGCCCGATTGCTGCTGGTCGGCCTCGGCGGCTGGTGGCTGGCGTCGTCGGGCGCACCGGCATGGACCTTGTTCGTGCTGGTGGGCGCGGCGATGGTCGTCTACGGCCTCGGCACCGCGCTCTCGATTCGCCTGACGCGGTGGGGCAAATAA
- a CDS encoding MgtC/SapB family protein — MRFLETFQTADFIDTLISLSAAFVLGTLIGAERQYRLRSAGLRTNVLVAVGAAAFVDLAMHLAAADGAVRVIAYVVSGIGFLGAGVIMKEGTNVRGLNTAATLWASAAVGSCAGADMLAQAAALTVFVLAGNTLLRPLVNAINRAPIDEQASEATYFVKLLVDAGASAGLRDQVVERLEAAQYPVAEIEAFPRGDLQEIVATLVSTAVQAKELDLVAADLQRTPGVHHATWESSTKD; from the coding sequence ATGCGTTTTCTCGAAACCTTCCAGACCGCCGATTTCATCGACACGCTGATCAGCCTGAGCGCGGCGTTCGTGCTGGGCACGCTGATCGGCGCGGAGCGGCAATACCGGCTGCGGAGCGCAGGCCTGCGCACCAACGTGCTGGTCGCGGTAGGCGCAGCGGCGTTCGTCGATCTCGCGATGCATCTGGCCGCCGCTGACGGCGCGGTACGGGTGATCGCCTATGTGGTCTCCGGCATCGGTTTTCTCGGCGCCGGCGTCATCATGAAAGAGGGAACGAATGTGCGCGGCCTCAATACGGCTGCGACATTATGGGCCTCTGCCGCGGTCGGAAGCTGCGCCGGGGCCGACATGCTGGCGCAGGCCGCCGCGCTGACCGTGTTCGTGCTCGCCGGCAACACCCTGCTGCGGCCGCTGGTCAATGCCATCAACCGCGCGCCGATCGACGAACAGGCGTCGGAGGCGACCTATTTCGTCAAGCTGCTGGTCGATGCCGGCGCGTCGGCCGGACTCCGCGATCAGGTGGTGGAGCGGCTTGAAGCGGCTCAATATCCGGTAGCCGAGATCGAAGCCTTCCCGCGCGGCGATCTGCAGGAGATTGTCGCTACCCTCGTCAGCACCGCGGTCCAGGCCAAAGAACTCGATCTGGTGGCCGCCGACCTGCAGCGGACGCCCGGCGTGCACCATGCCACGTGGGAATCCAGTACCAAAGACTAG
- the crcB gene encoding fluoride efflux transporter CrcB: MVLFGGGLGATLRHLINLTCARCLGTGFPWGTFIINITGSTVMGLIAGYLAFKGEASQPWRWFLMTGILDGYTTFSAFSLDTAVLYERGEIGLAALYVLGSVVLSIAGLFGGLALVRSLT, translated from the coding sequence TTGGTCCTTTTCGGTGGCGGTCTTGGCGCGACGCTGAGGCATCTGATCAATCTCACCTGCGCGCGCTGCCTCGGCACCGGATTTCCGTGGGGCACCTTCATCATCAACATCACGGGCTCGACCGTGATGGGACTGATCGCGGGCTATCTGGCCTTCAAGGGCGAGGCCTCGCAGCCGTGGCGGTGGTTCCTGATGACCGGCATTCTCGACGGCTACACCACGTTTTCCGCCTTCTCGCTCGACACCGCGGTGCTCTACGAGCGCGGCGAAATCGGGCTTGCGGCACTCTACGTGCTGGGATCGGTCGTGCTGTCGATCGCGGGCCTGTTCGGCGGCCTCGCGCTGGTGCGCTCGCTCACCTGA
- a CDS encoding superoxide dismutase has product MTFTLPNLPYAHDALAPYMSKETLEFHHDKHHQAYVTNLNNAIKGTEYEGKSLEEIVKSSFGKNAAVFNNAGQNYNHLHFWHWMKPHGGGSKLPGRLEKKINEDLGGFEKFKTDFAAAGVGQFGSGWCWLQVKNGKLEISKTANGENPLVHGATPILGCDVWEHSYYIDYRNRRPDYLKAFVDQLVNWDYVDELFGKV; this is encoded by the coding sequence ATGACCTTCACGCTGCCCAATCTGCCCTATGCCCATGACGCCCTTGCGCCCTATATGTCCAAGGAAACGCTGGAATTCCATCACGACAAGCATCACCAGGCTTACGTGACCAACCTGAACAACGCGATCAAGGGGACCGAATACGAAGGCAAATCCCTCGAGGAGATCGTCAAGAGTTCGTTCGGCAAGAACGCGGCGGTGTTCAACAATGCCGGCCAGAACTACAACCATCTGCATTTCTGGCACTGGATGAAGCCGCATGGCGGCGGCAGCAAGCTGCCCGGCCGTCTGGAAAAGAAGATCAACGAGGACCTCGGCGGATTCGAAAAGTTCAAGACCGATTTCGCCGCTGCCGGCGTCGGCCAGTTCGGCTCCGGCTGGTGCTGGCTGCAGGTCAAGAACGGCAAGCTCGAAATCTCCAAGACCGCGAATGGCGAGAACCCGCTGGTCCATGGCGCCACGCCGATCCTCGGCTGCGACGTCTGGGAGCACTCCTACTACATCGACTACCGCAACCGCCGTCCCGACTACTTGAAGGCGTTCGTCGATCAACTCGTGAACTGGGACTATGTCGACGAACTGTTCGGCAAGGTGTGA
- a CDS encoding permease has product MSDSPVKDPAPADEAADAEQPPRRARKPVGWSMIMIGVLVAVSATLVWRRDGIDGVLEILTHDLALFGGILPRVLAGCLLGAFIAEVLPHEKVSRALGPNSGLKGLLIGTAFGAILPGGPFTAYPVAAALLTVGADFGATIAMVVSWTLIGYGRAVAWELPILGVDFTLWRIVISLPIPVLAGALGRFVFVRMYPKGAEPPS; this is encoded by the coding sequence TTGTCAGACTCTCCCGTAAAAGACCCGGCGCCGGCCGATGAAGCCGCAGACGCCGAGCAGCCGCCCCGGCGCGCCCGCAAGCCGGTCGGCTGGTCGATGATCATGATCGGCGTACTGGTCGCGGTCTCGGCCACGCTGGTCTGGCGGCGCGACGGCATCGACGGCGTGCTTGAAATTCTCACCCATGATCTGGCGCTGTTCGGCGGCATCCTGCCGCGCGTATTGGCCGGCTGCCTGCTCGGCGCGTTCATCGCCGAGGTCTTGCCGCATGAGAAAGTATCGCGCGCGCTCGGGCCGAATTCCGGCCTGAAGGGATTGCTGATCGGAACCGCGTTCGGCGCTATCTTGCCCGGTGGTCCCTTTACCGCCTATCCGGTGGCGGCCGCTCTGCTCACGGTCGGCGCCGATTTCGGCGCGACCATTGCGATGGTGGTGAGCTGGACGCTGATCGGCTACGGCCGGGCAGTGGCCTGGGAGCTGCCGATCCTCGGCGTCGACTTCACGCTGTGGCGGATCGTGATCTCGCTGCCGATCCCGGTGCTGGCCGGCGCGCTCGGACGTTTTGTCTTTGTACGGATGTATCCGAAAGGCGCGGAGCCGCCGTCATGA
- a CDS encoding metal ABC transporter substrate-binding protein, giving the protein MRRSIWFIALALMAVTAPARAADRLNVVASFSILGDLVRNVGGERVNVTTLVGPDGDAHVYVPTPADAKKVADARLVFVNGLGLEGWLPRLAQSAGNKATIITATAGIAPLKLGSDADPHAWQSPLNAKIYVANIRDALVAADPADAEVFKSNADGYLAKLDALDGEVRQAVAQIPENRRKVISTHRAFGYFAAAYGVEFVAPLGVSTESEASARDIAGIITQIRASKIPAVFLENISDPRLIRQIAAETGARVGGTLYSDSLTGEKGDSPTYIDMVRHNIKALTSALSQ; this is encoded by the coding sequence ATGCGACGCTCCATCTGGTTCATCGCTCTCGCCCTGATGGCGGTCACAGCTCCCGCGCGGGCCGCCGACCGGCTCAACGTCGTCGCCAGCTTCTCGATCCTCGGCGATCTCGTCCGCAATGTCGGCGGCGAGCGCGTCAATGTCACGACACTGGTCGGCCCCGACGGCGATGCGCATGTCTATGTGCCGACACCGGCGGATGCCAAGAAGGTCGCCGACGCCAGACTGGTGTTCGTCAACGGCCTTGGTCTCGAAGGCTGGCTGCCGCGGCTGGCGCAGTCCGCGGGCAACAAGGCAACGATCATCACCGCGACCGCAGGCATCGCGCCGCTCAAGCTCGGCTCGGACGCCGACCCGCACGCCTGGCAATCGCCGCTCAACGCAAAAATCTATGTCGCCAATATCCGCGATGCGCTGGTTGCGGCCGATCCCGCCGATGCCGAGGTTTTCAAGTCCAATGCGGACGGCTATCTGGCAAAACTCGACGCGCTCGACGGCGAGGTGCGGCAGGCGGTGGCGCAAATTCCGGAAAACCGCCGCAAGGTGATCTCGACCCACCGCGCCTTCGGCTATTTCGCCGCCGCCTATGGCGTTGAGTTCGTGGCACCCCTGGGCGTCTCGACCGAATCCGAGGCCAGCGCCCGCGATATTGCCGGGATTATCACCCAGATCAGGGCATCGAAAATACCGGCCGTTTTCCTGGAAAATATCAGCGACCCCAGGCTGATCCGCCAAATCGCGGCCGAGACCGGCGCCAGGGTCGGCGGCACCCTCTATTCGGACAGTCTGACCGGCGAAAAGGGCGATTCTCCCACTTACATTGACATGGTCAGGCACAATATAAAGGCCCTGACCAGCGCGCTCAGCCAATAG
- a CDS encoding GNAT family N-acetyltransferase, with the protein MSIEIDVLNGDASWPVVEPLMQAVWPRDVVEKLSWGHVKWAHADLRVLIDAPQESAKAGLACHVGIYFRTVTWDGRKVDIGGIGGVSTRPDCRGRGYATLALNAAVQTMRDHEAVRFGLLFCEPHNEAFYQARGWHRFEGEVYAEQPQGRVRFDAMAPFVFDFTRKPRDGVIDLCGLPW; encoded by the coding sequence ATGAGCATCGAGATCGACGTCCTGAACGGAGACGCATCATGGCCCGTGGTTGAGCCGCTAATGCAAGCGGTCTGGCCGCGCGATGTGGTCGAGAAGTTGTCCTGGGGCCACGTCAAATGGGCCCACGCCGATCTACGGGTGCTGATCGACGCTCCCCAGGAATCGGCCAAAGCCGGATTGGCCTGCCATGTCGGCATCTACTTCCGCACCGTCACCTGGGACGGGCGCAAGGTCGATATCGGCGGCATCGGCGGCGTCTCGACCCGGCCGGATTGCCGGGGACGCGGTTACGCCACCCTTGCCCTCAACGCCGCGGTTCAGACCATGCGCGACCATGAAGCGGTCAGGTTCGGATTGCTGTTTTGCGAGCCGCACAATGAGGCGTTCTATCAGGCGCGCGGCTGGCATCGCTTCGAAGGCGAGGTCTATGCCGAGCAGCCGCAGGGACGGGTTCGCTTCGATGCGATGGCGCCGTTCGTGTTCGATTTCACCCGCAAGCCGCGCGACGGCGTCATCGACCTATGCGGCCTGCCGTGGTGA